A stretch of the Osmerus eperlanus chromosome 10, fOsmEpe2.1, whole genome shotgun sequence genome encodes the following:
- the nae1 gene encoding NEDD8-activating enzyme E1 regulatory subunit, with product MTATNTSKEQKYDRQLRLWGDHGQEALENAHVCLINATASGTEILKNLVLPGIGAFTIVDGNKVSGEDVGNNFFLSNNNIGKNRAQAATELLQELNSDVSGNFVEESPDKLLDNDPEFFHRFNLVVAVQLPESTSLRLGAVLWSANVPFVLCRTYGLIGYMRLVVKEHTVVESHPDNALEDLRLDQPFPELSHHIQSYNLHTMDKKDHSHTPWIIIVAKYLETWLNEHNQQLPKNYKEKEAFRQLVRQGILKKENGVPEDEENFEEAVKNVNTALNPTKVPSAIEDFFNGEQCNNITTQSPAFWVLVRGLKEFVQQEGGGHLPVRGSIPDMIADSQKFINLQNVYREKALQDASVVAKHVETLLQNVGKPPESISEQDIKLFSKNAAFLRVVRCRSLAEEYSVESVNKDEITSCMDSSDSEMVLYLMLRSVDRFYQQHSRYPGVSNYQVEDDISRLKLCVNSLLQEYCLNVNIKDEYVHEFCRYGAAEPHTVASFLGGSAAQEAIKIITRQFVPFNNTFIYNAMSQTSATFQL from the exons ATGACAGCTACCAATACTTCAAAAGAACAGAAATATGATAGACAATTGAG ACTGTGGGGTGATCATGGTCAGGAGGCCCTGGAGAATGCCCACGTCTGCCTCATAAACGCCACAGCCTCTGGGACAGAAATACTGAAGAACCTTGTGCTGCCAG GTATTGGGGCTTTCACAATTGTAGATGGGAACAAAGTGTCTGGAGAAGATGTTGGAAACAA CTTTTTTctcagcaacaacaacatcggAAAG aacagGGCCCAGGCTGCTACAGAGCTGCTGCAGGAGCTGAACAGCGATGTGTCTGGGAACTTTGTAGAAGAG AGTCCTGACAAACTGCTGGACAATGACCCCGAGTTCTTTCACCGTTTTAACCTAGTTGTGGCCGTGCAGCTTCCAGAGAG CACCAGTCTGAGGCTGGGAGCGGTACTATGGAGCGCCAACGTCCCCTTCGTCCTGTGTCGTACTTACGGGCTCATTGGTTACATGAGACTGGTAGTGAAGGAGCACACAG TGGTGGAGTCCCACCCAGACAACGCTCTGGAGGACCTGAGGTTGGATCAGCCCTTTCCTGAGCTCAGCCACCACATCCAGTCCTACAACCTCCACACCATGGacaaaaag GatcacagtcacacaccctGGATCATCATCGTGGCTAAGTACCTGGAGACATGGCTGAACGAG CACAACCAGCAGTTACCGAAGAACTACAAGGAGAAGGAGGCCTTCAGGCAGCTCGTACGACAAG GGATCTTGAAGAAGGAGAACGGTGTTCCAGAGGACGAGGAGAACTTTGAGGAAGCCGTCAAGAACGTCAACACGGCTCTCAACCCTACTAAG GTGCCCAGTGCAATTGAGGACTTCTTCAATGGAGAGCAGTGCAACAACATCACGACACAG agccCTGCGTTCTGGGTGCTGGTGCGGGGTCTGAAGGAGTTTGTGCAGCAGGAGGGCGGTGGTCATCTTCCTGTCAGAGGATCCATCCCAGACATGATCGCCGACTCTCAGAAATTCATCAACCTGCAGAAtgt ttacagGGAGAAGGCTCTGCAAGATGCGTCTGTAGTGGCCAAGCATGTAGAGACTTTGCTGCAGAACGTGGGGAAG cCTCCAGAGAGCATCTCTGAACAAGACATTAAACTGTTCT CTAAGAATGCAGCCTTTCTCAGGGTGGTGCGCTGCAGGTCCTTGGctgaggagtacagtgtggagTCTGTCAACAAAGATGAGATCA CCTCGTGTATGGACAGCTCAGACAGTGAGATGGTCCTCTACCTCATGCTGCGTTCTGTCGACCGATTCTACCAGCAACACTCCCGTTACCCTG GTGTGTCCAACTACCAGGTAGAGGATGACATCAGCAGGTTGAAGTTGTGTGTCAACTCTCTGCTCCAGGAGTACTGCCTCAACGTAAACATCAAGGACGAATACGTCCACGAGTT TTGTCGCTACGGAGCTGCAGAGCCGCACACAGTGGCCTCGTTCTTGGGAG GTTCGGCTGCCCAAGAGGCCATCAAGATCATCACCCGCCAGTTTGTTCCATTCAACAACACTTTCATTTACAATGCCATGTCACAGACTTCTGCCACCTTCCAGCTctga